The following DNA comes from Candidatus Woesearchaeota archaeon.
GCTTTTCATTCATTTTTCTCTCCGAAAAAGGCGGCCTTCTCTCTGGAACAGGCATCGCCTTTTTTCTTCCCTCGCTTATCTCCTTTGAAACATAAAGCGCGCAGTAGCATGCGCCGCGCTCCTTTACATCGGAATCCCGGTAGTCGCAGGGGCAGATTATGTCATTGTCCTCTTCCCTTTTCCCTGATGCGAGCCGGCAGGGGCACGCCCAGTATCCATAGCGCCTGCCGTTTGTAAGAAGGCTCCTCACGAGCGCCTTTGCAAATTTCTCATCTGGATTGAGAAAATATCCCCTTTTCTCTGCGCTTATTTTCAGCTTTTCATAAACCGAATCAATTTCTGAATCTGATATTTCAGTTTCCATTTTCAAGCATCTTTTCTATCTCTTCTTCCTGATATCCGAGTATTGCCCTCTTTTTGTCAATTATTAATGTCGGAAAGGATGTGCTTTGGTTCCACCTGCCCATTTCTGCAACAGCATCTTCCCTTGCTTTCCCTTCAAGAAGGTCCACATAAACATAGCTGAATTCAAACCCTGATTTTTCCAAAAGCTCTCTTGTCATTCTGCACCAAATGCAGGTTGAAAGTGCAAAAAGTAAAATTCCGTGCCCCTTTTTTCCTGAAATGTGTTTGACGCTCTTTTCATATTCCAATTTTCTCACCTTTTCCATGAAAGCATCTTACAAACCTTTTCATCACTTAGTTAAGCAGCCATATGCTGAAGTTAAGTATTGAGGCAAAGCTTACCCAGAGAATGTAAGGGATTAGAAGGGCTGCTGATTCCCTTTTCACACGGTTAAATCTTGCAATTGTCAAAAATATTGCTCCCCATAAGATTATTATCTCAATAAGGGCGAGGAATGGCGCGTGAAGTGCGAAAAAAAGGACTGACCACAGAATGTTTAATCCCAGCTGGACAAAGAATACTGAAAGGGCAGCAATTCTCTTTTTTGATTTTTCGCTCCATACAAAATAAAGAGATATTCCCATTAATATAAAAAGCGCAGTCCACACAGGCGCAAAAACCCAGTTTGGAGGGCTGAAAAACGGCTTATTGAGCGTTGAATACCACCCTTTTATTGAAGGCATTGTGAATATTGAGCCGATAAACCCTGCTCCCAGACATATTAGAATTGATGCAATTAATTTCAAAAAATTAACTAGTTTGATTCTGTCTTTTTTATGCATTAAAACCACCTCTGAAACTGATTATTCCCCGCTTATTTTAATAATTTTGCCATTTAAGCGGTTTAATTTGTTTATTGGGTATTTGCTGCTTTTTTTATTGCTTCATATTATCCTAATTTATTGTTACTATTAAGTAGCGAAATATTTATATACTACTTCTGCTAATTTCTAATCATATTCATTAAAAACCTTGGAGGGTGTCAAAATGGATGAAAAAAAGCATTATGAACCTAGTTCTGATAATAGCGATAATGTTGATTGCAGCAAGATACCATTAAAGCCAATGGACCAGCTTAGCAGAGAGGGAATTGCTCAGGTTCCTCTGACAGATAAGGATATGACTTATGTTGATTCTTCTGTTTCTGCAAAAGCGCAGGGCAGCAAAGTTTCAGGCGAAGAAATAAGTTCAGAAAGCGCAGAAGGAATTCAAAATGCTGCTGTAAATCCAGAGGCAGTAGAAGTTTATTTGCCTTCTTCTCTGGAAAGCAAAATCAATACATCTGAGCCAAAGCCAATTCTTGAGGCGAATGCTGATGAGCTCATAAAAGCAGTTTTCACTGCAGTAAACTCAATAAACCAGATAGGTTTATTTCCAACAGGGTATCTCTCTGGTAATACAACAAGCCCGGGAAGCACTCTGGAAGCAGAGTTCGGTGTTGATTACGGCAATGTCCTTCCAAAAGCAAAGGTAAAAAAAACTCTTGATAAATTCCACGCAAAATACTCAACTCCAATACCAAACCTTGAAATTATTCTTGATAATTTAGGGGAAGGGATTAAAGTTGATGACTCAAAGCTCAAAGAAGCCAGGAAAAAACTTGAATCAGGCGATTTTGCATATCATATTATTGAAAGCTCAGCAAACGGAATAAAAAAGAGCCTTGCAGAGGGAGATTCCGCATTTGACTACAAAGGCAGTCTTGAGGAAATATTTAATGTTGTGAAATCTTCTGAAAACGGGGAATTCTATTTCACTGTTCCTGTTAATGAGCTTTTCCGTTATGCTGACCAGCTGACAGAATTCCTTTCTTATCTTAAAGACGGCCTGAAAATCGGAGTTGCAGAGTCAATAAGAAATATTCTTGAAGCAAAACTCTCAAACCTTAATGATTTGAGAGAAGAATCGCATGTTAATCCCTGCCTGAAATATTCAGTTGACTTTTCATCTGCAGGCATGGCTTACACGCATGAGGCAGAAATTAAGAAGATTGAGCTTGGAGCAAGCATCAGCCCCAAAAAGGGATTTTTCGCAAGGCTATGCGAGTATTTAGGGGAATCTCCCAGAGATGCTTTAAAAGAATCATCAATCAGAGGCCATCAAAATAAATTTTAAAAGGTGTTTAAATGCCTGAAAACAGCATTGAAAGGCTTCTGAACGAAGCAAGGGAAGGGGAACGCTTGGTTAAGGAGTTCAAGCCAGAATTTGCCCTGGAAAGCCTTGTCAAATACAATTTTCATGCATTTAAGCATTATGGACACGACATGGGCTTCACAAATCCAGAGTCTGTTGCAAATGACAGGATAAACCTGATAAGATACGGGATGGAAGAACTTTCCTATGATGCCCAAAGGTTTGACTCTGCA
Coding sequences within:
- a CDS encoding glutaredoxin family protein, which codes for MEYEKSVKHISGKKGHGILLFALSTCIWCRMTRELLEKSGFEFSYVYVDLLEGKAREDAVAEMGRWNQSTSFPTLIIDKKRAILGYQEEEIEKMLENGN
- a CDS encoding tryptophan-rich sensory protein; this translates as MHKKDRIKLVNFLKLIASILICLGAGFIGSIFTMPSIKGWYSTLNKPFFSPPNWVFAPVWTALFILMGISLYFVWSEKSKKRIAALSVFFVQLGLNILWSVLFFALHAPFLALIEIIILWGAIFLTIARFNRVKRESAALLIPYILWVSFASILNFSIWLLN